In Thermococcus chitonophagus, the genomic stretch GAGGTCACGATACACTACAGAATATATGGTAACGTCGATGAGAAGAAAGCTAGGAGAGCAATAGAGCTCAGTCAAGAGAAGTACTGCTCAGCATCAGCCCATATAAAGCTGAGCGGGGCAAAAGTTAACTATACCCTTGAGATAATCCCCGAATCTTAATTTAATTTTTTGGTGATCTTAATGCCCCTAATAGCAGTTTATGGGAGCTTAAGAAGGAGAAAGTGCCTTCACGACCACTACATGAAGAGTGCAACCTTCTTAGGGAAGGACTGGATAGAGGGATTTGAACTGTGGGTCGGGGAATGGCCTTATGCAGTTAAAGGAGAAGGAAGGATAAAGGTTGAAGTCTATGAGGTTTGTGAAGAGACCTTTGAGGAAATAAACAAGATGGAAGTAGAAAGTGGTTACATTCCAACAAAAGTTAAAACGAAGTTTGGCATTGCAGTTCTATGGGAGTATCCCAGGAGAAGAGGGAGAAAAATTGAGAGCGGGGACATAAATGATCAATGATGAGCCTCCATCCCCACTGAAGTGTGATGAGTGCACATCAGGCTGAGATAACTCTTTTCTACTCCCTCTTCCAAATCATTCTGGTGATTTAGGTGGTCAAAATACCGAAGAGCCATCCAAGATACTGGAGCCTTTACTATAGAGAGAAGATAATAGAAGGGATGGAGAAAGGAATAACGGCAAAGGCAGGCCTTATAGCTCATGGAAGAGGAGAGGCTTTTGACTACTTAATAGGAGAAAAAACGATTCCTCCGGCCGAAGAGGCCATGAAAGCGGCAGTTGCAAAGCTACTTCTGGCAGAACATCCCGTTATCTCAGTAAACGGGAACGTCGCAGCCTTGGTACCAAAGGAAACTGTTGAACTGGCAAAGGCCCTGGGAGCAAAACTTGAAGTAAATCTGTTTTATAGAACTGAGGAGAGAGTGAAGAAGATCGCAGAAGTTCTTTATGAGCACGGAGCTGAGGAAGTTCTCGGAATAAATCCAACTAAATTTATCCCAGGATTGGAGAGCGAAAGAGCAAAAGTCGATGAAAGAGGAATATGGAAAGCAGATGTCGTTGTTGTTCCCCTTGAGGATGGAGACAGGACTGAGGCTTTAGTTAAGATGGGAAAGTTCGTGATCACGGTAGATCTAAATCCACTCTCAAGGTCAGCTAGAATGGCGGACATAACCATTGTTGACAACATAATAAGGGCCTACCCCAGGATGATAGAACTTGCAAAGGAAATGAAATCCTGGGATAAAGAAAGGCTTCAAGACGTCCTCAAGAGTTACGACAACTCCAAGGTTCTAAGTGATGTCCTGATTCACATAAGGGACAGGCTAACGAGGCTCGCTAGCGAGGGGGTATGGAGGAAAGAAAGGTTAGACTAAAAGCTTCCAACAAGCTTTCTTAGACCAGCTATGAGCTCCGCTTCATTTTCTGCATGAGAAACAACAAGAGGAACCCTTTCCTTTTCCGCTATTTTTACCGCGAGTTCATCCAACCTCTTTACACCATGTAGAACGACCATGGCTGGTTTAAGCCCCTGAACTCTCACAGCTATCATGGGGCTTCTTCCAGTAGTAACCTTCGTGAAAACCAGGGCCCTCTCCGTGGTCCAGCCATAGAGCTTTAAGAACTCCTCGGCGGACATTTCAAGTATGGCCTGTATGCTGTCAACGACGGTGTAGCCATAAATCTTCTTGTCCATTAAATCAGGATTTGCCACTATCTCGCCTTTAACGGCGTCAACTATGTCCTTTACTGTAACTGGGATGTTGAACTCCCTTATGTCAAGAATTGCGCTCGTTGGAATTTCTCCCCCAAGGGTCCTGCTGAAAGCCTTTATTACGTTCCCCCCTCTCTTCTCGTCTATCTCAATCAAGGCCTCGACGAACTTCCTTATTGTTGAAGCTCCCGGGCTCTTCCTTCTCCCACCTTCATAATCGCTGATAACAGAAGAGGAGACACCCAAGTATTCAGCAAGCTCAGTTTGACTTATGCCAAATATTTCTCTCCACTTTCTCATGGTTTTACCCGGGTCTGGGGATAGAACTATCTCGCCGGCTATCCTTCTAGCAAGGGCTTCTTTCTCCTTTTCGAACATGATAGTATTTTAACTAAAAGGGATATAAACGTTTCGGCAATTGCCTAAATCTTAATGGAGTTCAAAAGTTCTCTTAGCTTCTTGAAATCCTCCTTTAGTTCTTCTCTAAGCTGAGGCCTATATAGAGCAACTGCTGGATGGTACATTGGGATTATATAGACCTTTCCAAAGAGCGTTCTTGCCTCAAACACTTTGCCATGAATTTTACTTATCCCTTCAACAGTGAAGCCAAACTTCTTGAGTATATATGAGGTGGAAAACCTGCCCAAAGTAACAATTACTTTGGGCTTTATTATATCTATCTGCGCATCAAGGTAGGGGGAGCAGGCCTTTATCTCCTCCTCGGTTGGATCCCTGTTGTTTGGGGGTCTGCACTTAACTATGTTCGTAATGTAAACTTCGCCTCTGCTAAGACCTATGGAAGCAAGCAACTCATCAAGAACTTTTCCCGCTTTACCAACGAAGGGCAGACCTTGCTGATCTTCCCAGTACCCTGGGGCTTCTCCGACTAACATTACCTTAGCATCGTAACTCCCAGCGCCGGGAACGGGATTAGTCCTTAATTGCCAGAGCGGACATTTCCTGCAGTTCCGGATTTTCTCCTCAAGCTTCTTCATTAATTCCCTCTTTGAGGGCACGGAAATCACCTTTTAACCGGCAACCTTGCCTGTGAGAGGTAAGCCTGAAGGAGTTCAACCCATGCTGTGTAGTAGCCCCTCTCATAGTCGTCTCTAAACTCCTGACTCCTTATTTCTTCAAACTGTTCAAGTAACTTCTTTATCTCCTCGGGATCAGGATTATTCATGAGCCTAACTATCAAAGAATCTGGATCGTTGTCCTTAATTGCACTCATGAACCCGTTTATCGCCTTAAGGTATCCTCTTCCCCACTCATCATCCTTTACTAGCTTTGACAGCTTATCTAAGTGTGACTTTGCCTTATCAAAGTCCCTCCTAAGAAGTGCCCTCAGGAACATTTCCATTCGCATTTCCCTAGCAGGCATTGCCTCACCTCCTGAGCCTCTGAATTAAATCCTCCTTAGGCGGCATGTTGTGGAAGACCTTGGGATCCTTGACCTTTACGAGAATGGGAATGTTATCATCGAACATCTTGAGAACCTTTCCGAAGGGTATCTTGCCTTCTCCCGGAAGCAAGTGAAGATCGCCGACTCCATACGCGAGGGCATCCTCTGGTTCAACCTGGGGAAACATCTTCCCGAAGTTATCATGAACAAGCAGAAGAATGGTCTTCTCGATGCCGAGCCTCACATCTTCAAGCAACTTATTCTCATCACCTTGAGCGCTTAAGAATGCATGGGCCACATCCAGGGCAAAACCGACGTTGTCCTTATCGACGTTGTCTATAACGTAAAGTGTATCTTTAACGCTGAACGTATTTTCAAGAGCTATCTGAATGCCAAACTTTGAGGCAGTATCAGCTAGGGTCTTTATAGCATCTATCTCCAAATCAAGCCTTCCAGTCTTTCCGCTCTGCATTACCACTATCTTGGCACCCAACTTAATGGCAACGTCCAATGCAGCCTTGGCAACCTTGAAGTGCCTACTATAGTAAATGCTATCCCTTAGGTTTATTGAGGCAGGCATTCTAATTATGTATTCAATTCCAACTCCCCTAAGTGCCGCCTCAACTTCTTGTAGGTGATTTTCGACGACTATTCCATTCTTTATCAAACCAAGAGCGTGAGGGAATATCTGAACAAAATCGTAGTTCTTGATCTTAATTTCAGCAAGAATCGAGGGCAAAGTCCTTCCTTCCTTAATGAAGTGGGGGTATATGCTTACTCCAACCTTCATTCTTAACCCACCTTGAGAGACCATCAAGCGAAAGACTTAAAAGTCTTCCGTGGGTGAGGTAATTCCGGGCAGTGCCGGGGTAGCTTAGCCTGGTCAAAGCGCCCGGCTCATAGGGCTACTCCCCCGTGAGGGGGAGCCTGAGAAACCGGGAGATCCGGGGTTCGAAGCCCCGCCCCGGCACCACCTTTTCTAAGCATAGGTATTTTTAAGGAGTTGAGCGTAGATAAGAGGGGATAGCGATGCACTTAATGGAGTTCCCCAGGGAGGTCGTTCTTGGCAATAATTTAATTCCGGAAGTAGTTAATGTAGCTAAAAGACTCAAACTTGAGTCCCCTGTTCTAGTTGTTTATGGTCCAAAAACAAAAGAGATCGCCGGAAAAGACGTTGAAAGGGAGTTAAAATCTGCCTTTGACGTTCATTCTGTCACAGTTGGAGAAGCAGATATAGAGAATGCTGAGAAAGTTCTCGCTAAAATCATGGACTTAGGGGTTAAATGGGCAATAGCAGTTGGTGGTGGAAGCATAATAGACGTAACGAAGCTTGCAAGCTACAAATCAGGTATTCCTTTTGTCAGCTTTCCCACGACAGCGTCGCACGATGGAATAGCAAGTGCAAATGCATCGATAAAGGGTCTCGGATCAAAAACATCGGTAAAGGCAAGACCCCCTCTCGCCGTGATCGCTGACATCGACGTGATAAAAACAGCTCCAAGAAGGTACCTCGCCGCAGGAGTTGGGGATGTTATAAGCAACATAACTGCAGTTAGAGACTGGAGGTTAGCCCACAAAATTAGAGGAGAGTACTTCAGCGAATACGCTGCCGCCTTAAGCTTAATGAGTGCGAAGATGGTTATGAGGGATGCAGAGATAATAAGGCTTGGAGAAGACGAGGGAGTTAGAAAGGTTGTTAAGGCCCTCATATCAAGCGGAGTGGCAATGAGCATAGCGGGCTCTTCAAGACCAGCAAGTGGAGCAGAACATCTTTTCAGTCACGCTCTCGACATGCTTCTCGACAAGCCCGCTCTCCACGGTGAGCAGACAGGGATAGGAACTATAATAATGGCATACCTGCACGGAATAAACTGGAAGAGAATAAAAGAGACCCTAAAAACTGTTGGAGCACCAACCACGGCATATGAACTCGGAATAGATCCAGAGATAATAGTGGAGGCCCTAACAATAGCCCACACGATAAGGCCAGAGAGATACACAATCCTAGGTAGGGATGGCCTCACTAGAGAAGCCGCCGAAAGGGCTGCTAAAATCACGGGTGTAATTTGAGGAGGTGATCGGATGGTCATCACATTAGTTGGTGAAAAGCTAGCCAAACCCGGGCTCGAATTCGTGTATTATGGACCGGGGGAACCGTGCAAGACATGCAAGCTTGCAAGGGTCTGCATAGGAAACTTAGAGCCTGGAAGGAGGTACAAGATAGTTAGGGTGAGAAACATTGAACACCCCTGCCCGCTCCATGAGGGGAAAGTCAGGGTTGTTGAAGTCGTTGAGCCAGCAATAGACGTTCTCATAGACCCAAGGTACGCAATAGCCGGCAGTAAGATAAAGCTTACCTTTGTAGAATGCGAGGAGCCTGACAAAACCGAGCTAGTAAGGCCAGAGGGCCTATTTGAGGGAGACATGGTCAAAATTCTAGAGATCCTTGGAGATATTGAGTGCAATGGAAAGAAGTATAAATTGGTAAGGGTGATGAGAGAGAAAGAGTAATCACATCTTTTCGGGAGCATCAATGCCCATGAGCCAAAGCGCGTTCCAGAGAACCTGTTTTACCGCCATGACTAGCAGTAGCCTTGCTTCCCTAACTCCTTTTTCTGCCTTTATAACTGGGTGATCCATGTAGAATTTGTTAAACAGAGAAGCTAACTCATTGGCATACCAGGCTATTAGGTGGGGCTTTACATCCCTTCCGGACTGCTCAACTATCTCCGGGAACTTTGCTAGGAGCATCAAGAGTTCTCTCTCCCTCTCAGTCAACTTTTCAAAGTTGGCAAAGCCTAAGAGCAACTTCCAGTCCGTTGTTATCCCAGTTTCTTCAGCCTTCCTGAGGATTGAAGCGCACCTGGCATGAGCGTACTGAATGTATGGGGCACTCTCTCCCTCGAAGTTCAAGACATCTTCCCACCTGAATACGATCTTCTTGTCGGGACTGTACTTAATGAGGTTGTATCTAACTGCTCCTATTCCGACCTTTTGAGCTATCTCATCCTTCTCCTCTTCAGAGAGCCCTGGGCTCTTCTCCTCTATTAGCTCCCTAGCCCTCCTTATAGCCTCGTTTAGTACTTCATCAACTGTAAATCCAACCCATGTTCCCTTCCTTCCAGAGAACTTCCCTTCAGGACTCTCCACGTGCTCATAGGCTAAGTGATAGAAATTGTTTGCTGCATCTTCATAACCTAGGAGTTGCAAGGCATACTTAACGGCAAGCTGTGGATGCCTCTGCTCTGCCCCAATGACGTTTATTACAACATCCGCATTCCCAAACCTTCCCGGCATTGGATCCCCATCTGGAGCGGTTGTCCAAGTGTGGAAGTCCCACCTTTTGTACAGAAGATCAACATCAACCTTGCCGAACTTCCACAGGTGATACGCTATATCCTTCCCTGTGTAAGTTGCCGTTCCATCGCTCCTCCTCAAGACCAAGTAGGGATTCTTCATATCGGGGAACAGCTTACTGAGATCCATAACGAAGGCTCCCTTATACTTGCCTTCCTGGGGGACGTAGAAGTTCTCATTCTTTTCTAAAAGCCTAAGGGCTATCTCAAAAAGCCTCCTAGCAACTATATCGCTTTCCCAGACCAGTAGATCATAGTTAATCTTTAATCTGTACGTAGTTTCCATTTGAGCCCTCACAACTTCCTCAGCTAATCTCCTGCCCTCAGGATCCCCCTCCTCGAGCTTCCTCATGAGCTCCCTTATCTCTTTGTCAACCTCAGGGTTTTCCTCAATTAACCTGTTAACTTCAACGTACAAGAGCCCCAAAGCATGATCTATCGGATTATCCTTGAGGTTCTTCTCCTTAAGCTGACTGTATATTTCCTCAAATTTATCCTTTAAGTTCAGGTAGCCCCAGTAAACTTGGGCAAACTGAACGCCTAGGTCATCTATGTAGTTCTGCACCTCAACCTCGTAGCCCAGGAATCTCAAGATTCTGGCCATGGTGTCTCCAAGGATGGCGTTCCTTGCGTGCCCCATATGGAGAGGCTTTGTCGGGTTTACGGACGTGTGCTCAACTATAACCTTCTTGCCCTTACCAACTTCGCTCCTTCCATAGTCCGTCGCTTTGCCAAGTATCTCACTTATCAGCAACTTTGCGAACTCCGCATAGTCTATGAAAAAGTTAACATAACCATTTACAGCTTTAACGTCCTTTATCCCCTCTAACTGCCTTGTCTTAAGCCTCTTTGCTAGCTCTTCCGCTATGACCATGGGGGACTTTCTTAAAACTCTTGCCAACTGAAACGCTACGGCAGTCCCAAAATCTCCCATCTCAGGATTCGGCGTATCGGCAAACTCTATTTTACCTTCCCAATCGGGTGCCATCTCTCTAATAACTTCCCTAAGAGAATTCTCCGCCTCAAGCTTAATCCTGTCCAACATCTTCAACACCTCACCTGATCTTGAACCTCAGAAGTGCAGCTATTCCCCCGAGGGCCTTAAGCTTATCGCCCCCTTCATGCTCAGAACTGACAACTACAACATTCGCCCTTAGGTTCCTCGCGAGTTCCATCATATCCTCGATCTTTCCCCTATTTTCGCCCTTTAACAGCTCGTCAAGCACGAGCAATGTATCTACAGCTCCATAGTTTATCGCTTCTTCAACCTCCTTGAGACCATATGCAACTGGCCCGTTCTTAGCTATCTCCTCTATAACTTTCTCAACCAGATTTATTTCTTTTGAGACCCTGTTTTCCATGTAAACCTTATCCACCGTTCCTCTCTTGATTACTTCATAAATTCCAGTTCTGCCCCCCATGCTCGTGTCATCTGTGACGACTTTTTTGGCGAGCTCTGGATAGTTCTCCTTAAGGAACTTAACAAAGTCCTCCTTGTAGAACCCAGGACCTGCAACTATTGCCCTCTCTATGTTTTCCCTCTCAAAAAGCTCGAGCATCGTCTTAGCGACGTCATGGAAGAACTTCTTTTCCTCTTCTTCCCTCTTGACGTTGTACCTCTTTCCTCCAAGGTTGTGCCTTATCGATGCTATGAAATCAAGCCCGTACTCCCTAACTACTGCAATTTCAGCCTCACCGTCCTCAATTGTGACTATCATAACTTTGGCCCTCTTAGAAGCCTCGACCGCTTCCTTTATCCTCTCTATGTGATGAGGCCTCCACCTTTCCTTCTGGATCGTTATAACTGTTCCTGGCTCAACAGCTATAGTGTGATACTTTCCCAAAGGCACATCATCCCTACTCGTGTAAACAATAGGACCAGTAATTCTAAGCTGATTTGCAAACCTATGCAGGTTTATTTTTTCAGCTTTAACGCCCAGAAAGACTGGGATCACCTCCACCTTTTCGGGCCTCAAGGAATCGCTCCTCTGAGCCTGCTTC encodes the following:
- a CDS encoding gamma-glutamylcyclotransferase family protein, translated to MPLIAVYGSLRRRKCLHDHYMKSATFLGKDWIEGFELWVGEWPYAVKGEGRIKVEVYEVCEETFEEINKMEVESGYIPTKVKTKFGIAVLWEYPRRRGRKIESGDINDQ
- a CDS encoding 4-phosphopantoate--beta-alanine ligase — translated: MVKIPKSHPRYWSLYYREKIIEGMEKGITAKAGLIAHGRGEAFDYLIGEKTIPPAEEAMKAAVAKLLLAEHPVISVNGNVAALVPKETVELAKALGAKLEVNLFYRTEERVKKIAEVLYEHGAEEVLGINPTKFIPGLESERAKVDERGIWKADVVVVPLEDGDRTEALVKMGKFVITVDLNPLSRSARMADITIVDNIIRAYPRMIELAKEMKSWDKERLQDVLKSYDNSKVLSDVLIHIRDRLTRLASEGVWRKERLD
- a CDS encoding helix-turn-helix domain-containing protein — translated: MFEKEKEALARRIAGEIVLSPDPGKTMRKWREIFGISQTELAEYLGVSSSVISDYEGGRRKSPGASTIRKFVEALIEIDEKRGGNVIKAFSRTLGGEIPTSAILDIREFNIPVTVKDIVDAVKGEIVANPDLMDKKIYGYTVVDSIQAILEMSAEEFLKLYGWTTERALVFTKVTTGRSPMIAVRVQGLKPAMVVLHGVKRLDELAVKIAEKERVPLVVSHAENEAELIAGLRKLVGSF
- the udg gene encoding type-4 uracil-DNA glycosylase, which translates into the protein MKKLEEKIRNCRKCPLWQLRTNPVPGAGSYDAKVMLVGEAPGYWEDQQGLPFVGKAGKVLDELLASIGLSRGEVYITNIVKCRPPNNRDPTEEEIKACSPYLDAQIDIIKPKVIVTLGRFSTSYILKKFGFTVEGISKIHGKVFEARTLFGKVYIIPMYHPAVALYRPQLREELKEDFKKLRELLNSIKI
- a CDS encoding sugar phosphate isomerase/epimerase family protein yields the protein MKVGVSIYPHFIKEGRTLPSILAEIKIKNYDFVQIFPHALGLIKNGIVVENHLQEVEAALRGVGIEYIIRMPASINLRDSIYYSRHFKVAKAALDVAIKLGAKIVVMQSGKTGRLDLEIDAIKTLADTASKFGIQIALENTFSVKDTLYVIDNVDKDNVGFALDVAHAFLSAQGDENKLLEDVRLGIEKTILLLVHDNFGKMFPQVEPEDALAYGVGDLHLLPGEGKIPFGKVLKMFDDNIPILVKVKDPKVFHNMPPKEDLIQRLRR
- a CDS encoding NAD(P)-dependent glycerol-1-phosphate dehydrogenase translates to MHLMEFPREVVLGNNLIPEVVNVAKRLKLESPVLVVYGPKTKEIAGKDVERELKSAFDVHSVTVGEADIENAEKVLAKIMDLGVKWAIAVGGGSIIDVTKLASYKSGIPFVSFPTTASHDGIASANASIKGLGSKTSVKARPPLAVIADIDVIKTAPRRYLAAGVGDVISNITAVRDWRLAHKIRGEYFSEYAAALSLMSAKMVMRDAEIIRLGEDEGVRKVVKALISSGVAMSIAGSSRPASGAEHLFSHALDMLLDKPALHGEQTGIGTIIMAYLHGINWKRIKETLKTVGAPTTAYELGIDPEIIVEALTIAHTIRPERYTILGRDGLTREAAERAAKITGVI
- a CDS encoding UPF0179 family protein, which codes for MVITLVGEKLAKPGLEFVYYGPGEPCKTCKLARVCIGNLEPGRRYKIVRVRNIEHPCPLHEGKVRVVEVVEPAIDVLIDPRYAIAGSKIKLTFVECEEPDKTELVRPEGLFEGDMVKILEILGDIECNGKKYKLVRVMREKE
- a CDS encoding arginine--tRNA ligase; the protein is MLDRIKLEAENSLREVIREMAPDWEGKIEFADTPNPEMGDFGTAVAFQLARVLRKSPMVIAEELAKRLKTRQLEGIKDVKAVNGYVNFFIDYAEFAKLLISEILGKATDYGRSEVGKGKKVIVEHTSVNPTKPLHMGHARNAILGDTMARILRFLGYEVEVQNYIDDLGVQFAQVYWGYLNLKDKFEEIYSQLKEKNLKDNPIDHALGLLYVEVNRLIEENPEVDKEIRELMRKLEEGDPEGRRLAEEVVRAQMETTYRLKINYDLLVWESDIVARRLFEIALRLLEKNENFYVPQEGKYKGAFVMDLSKLFPDMKNPYLVLRRSDGTATYTGKDIAYHLWKFGKVDVDLLYKRWDFHTWTTAPDGDPMPGRFGNADVVINVIGAEQRHPQLAVKYALQLLGYEDAANNFYHLAYEHVESPEGKFSGRKGTWVGFTVDEVLNEAIRRARELIEEKSPGLSEEEKDEIAQKVGIGAVRYNLIKYSPDKKIVFRWEDVLNFEGESAPYIQYAHARCASILRKAEETGITTDWKLLLGFANFEKLTERERELLMLLAKFPEIVEQSGRDVKPHLIAWYANELASLFNKFYMDHPVIKAEKGVREARLLLVMAVKQVLWNALWLMGIDAPEKM
- a CDS encoding mRNA surveillance protein pelota, with amino-acid sequence MEVLEEKPKEGMVKIKVETLDDLWHLYHVINEGDIVYAKTLRKQAQRSDSLRPEKVEVIPVFLGVKAEKINLHRFANQLRITGPIVYTSRDDVPLGKYHTIAVEPGTVITIQKERWRPHHIERIKEAVEASKRAKVMIVTIEDGEAEIAVVREYGLDFIASIRHNLGGKRYNVKREEEEKKFFHDVAKTMLELFERENIERAIVAGPGFYKEDFVKFLKENYPELAKKVVTDDTSMGGRTGIYEVIKRGTVDKVYMENRVSKEINLVEKVIEEIAKNGPVAYGLKEVEEAINYGAVDTLLVLDELLKGENRGKIEDMMELARNLRANVVVVSSEHEGGDKLKALGGIAALLRFKIR